The Isorropodon fossajaponicum endosymbiont JTNG4 genome segment TTTTTCTCCAGAAGATGAAAAAACATTAATGCACATTCAGACCAACATTTTAGATAAATCGCATCAAAATTTTATTAATGCCGTTAAAGCAGGCAGGGGTAAAAGATTGTCAAAACATAAAGATTTATTCACAGGTTTGATTTGGCTTGGACAAGACGCTAATAAACTAGGATTAATAGATGGCATTGCAGACGCGAACTATATTGCTAAACATATTATTGGTATTGACTCAAGAATTTTATTTGAAAAAGAAAAGACTCTGTTGGAGCAACTAACCGAGGCAAGTGTTAAAGGTATTGCATTGGCAATTAGCGATAGGTTAATATCTCAAAGCCCCATTGGCTCTTTACAGTAAGTAATTATTAGAACTTATACTAAGGTGTTTTTGTATTGACCACTTTTTCATTGCTAGTACTATTTTCTAAATGATTTGCAAATTTACGAATGGGTTTTTTGGCTGTTTAGCGTAACCCTCTAATACTTTAACTTCAGCTAATGCTTTTGCTTTAGCAATTTCTCCTCTTTTTCATCGCTAATACGTTTGTTTTCTGCCTCTTTTTCTTTATCAGTGAGTTGTAATAATGAGCTGATACCAGTTGTGTTAATATGTATCAGTGCGTCATCATCAAATGTTAGTACTAAGCGATAGTGAATGTCATCCTTTTTATGCAAAGTAGAGTGGTTAATGTAGTCCCATTGGTTATTGTGAAAGGAGTCAATAATGCTTGGTGATCCAATTAAATCTTGTACCTGTATTTTAGACATGTCTAACTTCAATTGATTAATTTTAAACCTTTCCAGCACCGAGCCTTGGTGGATATCATCTTTATACGGTGTCAGTAATGACATGTCTGGCATTTTAGGTAAACATGCAGATAGGAATGGTAATAAGAATACAATCA includes the following:
- a CDS encoding outer membrane protein assembly factor BamE; this translates as MNKLTLIVFLLPFLSACLPKMPDMSLLTPYKDDIHQGSVLERFKINQLKLDMSKIQVQDLIGSPSIIDSFHNNQWDYINHSTLHKKDDIHYRLVLTFDDDALIHINTTGISSLLQLTDKEKEAENKRISDEKEEKLLKQKH